A part of Candidatus Electrothrix aestuarii genomic DNA contains:
- a CDS encoding DUF2058 family protein, with protein MGNPLQDQLLKAGLVTKKQASKVKQEQYTQTKKKKKGKGGRKIITKTEIARAAEVARNKELSRKQAEERKQHELQAQIKQLVLQNRLERDENGQPYHFALGTKIHRIFVAEEVIDRLCEGRLGIVQLGNSFEVVPAKVVRQVAERDQNAVISLREPSEEEDW; from the coding sequence ATGGGAAATCCTCTTCAGGACCAGCTTCTTAAAGCAGGGCTGGTGACAAAAAAACAGGCGAGTAAGGTAAAGCAAGAGCAGTACACCCAGACTAAAAAGAAGAAGAAAGGTAAGGGTGGCCGAAAAATAATTACCAAGACTGAGATTGCTCGGGCTGCTGAGGTAGCACGAAATAAGGAGTTGAGCCGAAAACAGGCTGAAGAGCGCAAGCAACATGAGTTGCAGGCCCAGATTAAACAGCTTGTTCTACAGAATCGGCTGGAGCGGGATGAGAACGGGCAACCTTATCATTTTGCTCTGGGAACAAAGATTCATCGGATTTTTGTGGCAGAGGAAGTGATTGACCGTCTTTGTGAAGGCCGGTTAGGCATTGTTCAGCTGGGGAACAGCTTCGAGGTGGTGCCTGCCAAAGTGGTCCGCCAGGTGGCTGAGCGTGATCAGAATGCTGTGATTTCGCTGCGGGAACCGAGCGAGGAAGAAGACTGGTGA
- the trpS gene encoding tryptophan--tRNA ligase, with product MQRILSGIQPSGQLHIGNYFGMMKTMIANMETSDLFVFIVDLHALTSVQDRTKLSTGTLEAAADFLALGLDPDKCIFWVQSDVPEVCELSWILSNLTPMGLLERCHSYKDKVAKGIAANHGLFAYPVLMAADILLYQSEIVPVGKDQKQHLEVARDIAIKFNNTYGDTFVIPEPAINEGTAIVPGLDGQKMSKSYDNTIPIFLDDKPLRKRVMAVQTDSTPVEDPKNPDTCNLYALLKLFASEEKLAEVHNLYVNGGAAYGYLKQDLFELIRDYYADARAKKKELLQNQDYLRETLQKGAEKARAKATETLDLVRDRVGLRY from the coding sequence ATGCAACGTATACTCTCCGGCATTCAGCCTTCAGGACAACTCCATATTGGCAATTACTTCGGCATGATGAAAACCATGATTGCCAACATGGAGACCTCTGACCTCTTTGTTTTTATTGTTGACCTGCACGCCCTCACCTCGGTGCAGGACCGCACAAAACTCTCTACCGGCACCCTGGAAGCGGCAGCAGATTTCCTCGCCCTGGGGCTTGATCCAGACAAATGCATCTTCTGGGTCCAGTCCGATGTCCCGGAGGTCTGTGAGCTTTCCTGGATTCTCTCTAATCTGACCCCGATGGGTCTGCTGGAGCGTTGCCATTCCTATAAAGATAAGGTTGCCAAGGGGATCGCTGCTAACCACGGGCTCTTTGCCTATCCGGTGCTGATGGCCGCAGACATCCTCCTTTATCAATCCGAGATTGTCCCTGTGGGTAAGGATCAGAAACAGCATTTAGAGGTGGCCAGGGATATCGCCATCAAATTTAATAATACCTATGGTGATACCTTTGTGATCCCGGAACCGGCAATCAACGAGGGCACAGCCATTGTTCCCGGCCTGGATGGACAGAAGATGTCCAAGTCCTACGACAACACCATTCCCATCTTCCTTGATGACAAGCCCCTGCGGAAACGGGTTATGGCGGTCCAGACCGACTCCACCCCGGTGGAAGATCCCAAGAACCCTGACACCTGTAACCTCTATGCCCTGCTCAAGCTCTTTGCCTCTGAGGAAAAACTCGCAGAGGTGCATAATCTCTATGTTAACGGGGGAGCGGCCTATGGCTATCTGAAGCAGGATCTTTTTGAGCTGATCCGGGATTACTATGCAGATGCCCGCGCGAAAAAAAAAGAGCTGCTCCAGAATCAGGATTACCTGCGGGAAACCCTGCAAAAGGGTGCGGAAAAGGCCAGAGCCAAGGCAACAGAGACCCTGGATCTGGTGCGGGATCGGGTTGGTTTGCGGTATTAG
- a CDS encoding DUF3239 domain-containing protein → MIKKEGDCFVVKLNPIQYIKYYPQWPICLGMLFLVSTLSVVMRSWYYLPLPIIVAFVLRAYWRYIASFCCDGEVCSGQVISGSPLRIAVFTDLSVYGDPYPVIKVITPPAIKQLNTFLEPGKRLPLLSLYEGEDDEGRCWRDFVPKPIQCFTSDRTLVSDVEKEISAELWEDLENGLTCLSGKIVKNGLYPLIGEDGFCQKSGRDNFPIFFVEKNEKKSLPAKIWSVVVLLTEIISILLLLAAYVGTPIYFRMTHTISPVLPLEKLHPDTGDLPVNIEIPFNLFEKKLYKAQFETVGCFADFSNNAFTIYVMTFMHNSGRVLGVIYASYFPYHTKKKLESVQMEFISLLPGEAVVTTTNSSDSEYFGKLDKFTYYILPGKENPKELFEIHNTLMEINHHDRAVPLPAKDELIRTFSWLHAKKLQEFEREGTLFFDADENVYRPTLLGAFSMVWQELFPGNYFRRKKIEGGSAEILKEIDLYQGVISDEGVGKL, encoded by the coding sequence ATGATAAAGAAAGAAGGGGATTGTTTTGTTGTAAAACTGAATCCTATTCAATATATAAAGTATTATCCGCAGTGGCCAATTTGTCTGGGGATGTTATTTCTTGTTTCAACTCTTTCCGTTGTTATGAGGTCTTGGTATTACTTGCCCTTGCCGATTATTGTAGCCTTTGTTTTGCGTGCGTACTGGAGGTATATCGCATCATTCTGTTGTGATGGAGAAGTATGTTCAGGACAGGTAATCTCCGGTAGCCCGCTTCGTATTGCTGTATTTACCGATCTTTCGGTGTATGGTGATCCATACCCGGTTATAAAGGTGATAACGCCTCCTGCAATAAAGCAATTGAATACGTTTTTGGAACCGGGAAAGAGGTTGCCCTTGCTTTCCTTGTATGAAGGAGAAGATGACGAAGGGCGATGCTGGAGGGATTTTGTTCCCAAGCCTATTCAGTGCTTTACTTCCGACAGAACATTGGTCAGTGACGTTGAAAAAGAGATTAGTGCTGAACTGTGGGAAGACCTAGAGAACGGCTTGACATGCCTTTCCGGAAAAATAGTTAAAAACGGCCTATATCCTCTGATTGGTGAGGATGGATTTTGCCAGAAGTCCGGCAGAGACAATTTTCCCATTTTTTTTGTAGAAAAGAATGAGAAGAAATCTTTGCCAGCAAAAATTTGGTCTGTTGTGGTCCTGTTAACTGAAATTATATCGATATTATTATTGCTTGCCGCCTATGTTGGCACTCCGATATATTTTAGAATGACCCATACAATCAGTCCTGTCCTGCCATTGGAAAAGCTACATCCCGATACCGGAGACCTGCCTGTTAATATTGAAATTCCGTTTAACCTGTTTGAGAAGAAACTTTATAAAGCACAGTTTGAAACAGTGGGCTGCTTTGCTGATTTCAGTAATAATGCTTTTACAATATATGTTATGACATTTATGCATAACTCAGGAAGAGTCTTAGGTGTTATTTATGCATCGTACTTTCCCTATCATACAAAGAAAAAATTGGAATCGGTCCAGATGGAGTTTATATCACTGCTGCCGGGAGAAGCTGTGGTAACAACAACTAATAGTTCGGATTCTGAGTACTTCGGAAAACTTGATAAGTTCACCTATTATATTCTTCCAGGCAAGGAGAACCCTAAAGAACTTTTTGAAATACATAATACGCTGATGGAGATAAACCATCATGACAGAGCAGTGCCGTTACCAGCGAAAGATGAATTAATTCGTACCTTTAGTTGGTTGCATGCAAAGAAACTTCAAGAGTTTGAAAGAGAAGGTACTTTGTTTTTTGATGCTGATGAGAATGTATACCGGCCGACTTTGCTAGGGGCTTTCTCAATGGTTTGGCAAGAGCTTTTTCCAGGAAATTATTTTCGGAGAAAGAAGATAGAGGGAGGTTCTGCTGAAATATTGAAAGAGATTGACCTGTACCAAGGTGTAATCTCCGATGAAGGAGTGGGGAAGTTATAG
- a CDS encoding ParB/Srx family N-terminal domain-containing protein: MKVSISQVSIAALILCLSSGQALATTDLPDCQSSTASGTLCQIKVKDLHPTQFAVGSVAVECKRKKIEKKHEKDKLEKYLADPERQVPAVVGPDGNLYITDHHHLTTALYRAKDGDWKGKDQKVQVNILENFGETGISMEEFWNIMKMQTRVWPYDEKGDAVEEYGEKLPSMDMGDLKDNPYRTLSRWTRESCGYIKEGKEQCLALEATKEDPTAPYYMEFYWARFLREELKKSNADLDDPKKLMEDIYPEAIQVTLDKEKTGAFFKEQGLDAQKYGQNQKGRYLSLSFSDDACEEWYLEKD, from the coding sequence ATGAAGGTTTCCATCTCTCAGGTAAGCATTGCCGCTCTTATCCTCTGTCTCAGCAGTGGTCAGGCTCTGGCGACCACTGATTTGCCGGATTGCCAAAGCTCTACTGCTAGCGGAACGCTCTGTCAGATCAAGGTCAAAGACCTGCATCCCACCCAGTTTGCCGTAGGTAGCGTTGCTGTGGAGTGTAAGAGGAAGAAAATTGAGAAAAAGCACGAAAAGGACAAACTGGAAAAATATTTAGCTGATCCTGAAAGACAAGTGCCAGCCGTGGTCGGGCCGGATGGTAATTTGTACATCACGGATCATCACCATCTCACCACTGCACTGTATCGGGCCAAAGACGGTGACTGGAAGGGAAAAGACCAGAAGGTGCAGGTGAATATACTGGAAAACTTCGGCGAGACAGGCATCTCTATGGAGGAGTTCTGGAATATTATGAAGATGCAGACCAGGGTTTGGCCGTACGATGAAAAAGGCGATGCAGTCGAAGAATACGGAGAAAAACTCCCCTCAATGGATATGGGCGATCTGAAGGATAATCCCTATCGTACCCTGTCCCGCTGGACCAGGGAGAGTTGCGGCTATATCAAAGAAGGTAAAGAGCAATGCCTTGCCCTTGAGGCAACGAAAGAAGATCCCACAGCTCCTTATTATATGGAGTTCTACTGGGCAAGGTTCCTGCGCGAAGAACTCAAAAAGAGCAATGCTGACCTGGACGATCCGAAGAAGCTGATGGAAGATATTTATCCAGAAGCGATTCAGGTGACCTTGGACAAGGAGAAGACAGGTGCCTTCTTTAAGGAACAAGGGCTTGATGCCCAGAAGTACGGGCAGAATCAGAAGGGCAGGTACCTCTCGCTGTCCTTTAGTGACGATGCCTGCGAGGAATGGTATCTGGAAAAGGATTGA
- the hisD gene encoding histidinol dehydrogenase — protein MTIRIESYATEQGKKSMDGLRDRFALADNKCAQTVSDILEQVRSRGDEAVLEYTRRFDAPELNLDAFKVSEEEFAEAAEAVDEDFMATLSFAAERIRLFHEREMEESWMLTRDDGTITGRLVRPVDSAGLYVPGGQGGSTPLVSSVLMNAIPAGIAGVQQRVMMTPPNKEGKIAPALLMAAKEVGITEVYKAGSAWAIAALAFGTESVPAVDVIVGPGNQFVTEAKRQVMGRVRIDMIAGPSEVLIVADHAANPAYIAADMLAQAEHDPVALALLLTTETSVAEAVKGELEKQLPNLTREDIARTSLQQRGLILVVENVEQGIDLANEIAIEHLELQVEEPWQWLPMIKHAGAIFLGAHTPEAAGDYVAGPNHVLPTMGTARISSALGVETFLKKSSIISYSRQALLNDADHIQRLAKLEGLSAHANSVAVRVK, from the coding sequence ATGACTATTCGTATTGAAAGCTATGCAACCGAGCAGGGAAAAAAGAGCATGGACGGGCTGCGGGACCGCTTTGCCCTTGCAGACAACAAATGTGCCCAGACGGTGAGCGATATCCTGGAGCAGGTGCGCAGCCGGGGCGATGAGGCTGTGTTGGAGTACACCCGCCGTTTTGATGCCCCGGAGCTGAATCTGGACGCCTTCAAGGTGAGTGAGGAGGAATTTGCTGAGGCAGCCGAGGCAGTTGATGAGGACTTCATGGCAACCCTGAGTTTTGCTGCCGAGCGGATTCGTCTGTTTCATGAACGGGAGATGGAAGAGTCCTGGATGCTGACCCGCGATGACGGCACCATTACCGGGCGCCTGGTTCGTCCGGTGGATTCAGCAGGTCTTTATGTGCCGGGCGGGCAGGGCGGTTCTACCCCCCTGGTCTCCTCGGTGCTGATGAATGCCATTCCTGCCGGTATTGCCGGGGTGCAGCAACGGGTCATGATGACCCCGCCCAATAAAGAGGGCAAGATTGCTCCGGCCCTGCTCATGGCGGCTAAGGAAGTGGGGATTACCGAGGTCTATAAGGCTGGATCAGCCTGGGCCATTGCAGCCTTGGCCTTTGGGACCGAATCCGTTCCTGCGGTGGATGTCATTGTTGGGCCGGGCAACCAGTTTGTCACCGAGGCAAAACGGCAGGTTATGGGGCGGGTGCGTATTGATATGATTGCCGGTCCCAGTGAAGTCCTGATTGTTGCTGATCATGCCGCCAACCCGGCCTATATTGCTGCGGATATGCTGGCCCAGGCCGAGCATGATCCTGTGGCCCTGGCCTTGCTCCTGACCACGGAGACATCTGTTGCTGAAGCCGTGAAGGGCGAGCTGGAAAAACAGCTGCCCAACCTGACCCGCGAGGATATTGCCCGCACCTCCTTACAGCAGCGGGGACTGATCCTGGTGGTGGAGAATGTGGAGCAGGGGATCGACTTGGCGAATGAGATTGCCATTGAGCATCTGGAGCTTCAGGTGGAAGAGCCCTGGCAGTGGTTGCCCATGATTAAGCATGCTGGCGCGATCTTTCTGGGTGCGCACACCCCGGAGGCAGCTGGTGATTACGTGGCTGGTCCCAATCATGTCCTGCCCACTATGGGCACGGCCCGCATTTCTTCTGCTCTTGGGGTAGAGACCTTTCTCAAGAAGAGTTCGATTATCTCCTATTCCCGTCAGGCGTTACTCAACGATGCTGATCATATCCAGCGGCTGGCCAAGCTGGAAGGGCTCAGTGCCCATGCCAATTCTGTGGCAGTGCGGGTGAAGTAG
- the mobB gene encoding molybdopterin-guanine dinucleotide biosynthesis protein B, which yields MPPIITFIGWHDSGKTTLAAQVVRLLKERGYTVAVIKSTKDTGVLPNQDGTDTGAYSQAGADAVTLVAPDQLVMMAPQPEKNLPALARRFFADMDLVIGEGFKEADKVGKIEVFRGEGTRLTEQVSGVLAVATDQDLADPLVFALNQPEKIADFLEKEYIRVPSAHNRKVHLIKTRQGKAMNSMQSFTVTQPTRLQFGAGTVKDLGKTVKDFNGSKVLLVVDPGLVKAGLLERFTVPLEQEEIPFVVYDQIDPEPGLKLADKGCAIAQEAGCDCVVGAGGGSAMDVAKAVSILLTNGGKAVDYLGLGLIKKPGVPKIMVPTSAGTGAEVTFTAVFINEETGSKGGMNGDPLYPDAAILDPELTLSLPAKVTAYTGIDALTHALEAYTSTQAHVVSEMYSLEAIELIARNLPAACANGGNLEARAAMLMGSLLGGKALATAGVGLVHAMAYPMGGMFGVPHGLANAVLLPYVVQYNLPGNYEKFALLAEVLGQNTDGLSRRDAASLCVEALYDLNADVGIPATLKDLDIPFDQIPKMAEIALTVTRPVENNPRQPSLADVIAVYERAYRHEIVL from the coding sequence ATGCCTCCCATCATCACCTTTATAGGTTGGCACGACTCCGGCAAAACCACCTTGGCTGCCCAGGTTGTCCGACTCCTGAAAGAACGCGGCTATACTGTAGCTGTGATTAAATCCACCAAGGACACCGGGGTACTACCGAACCAGGACGGGACAGATACCGGCGCCTACAGTCAGGCAGGGGCTGACGCTGTCACCTTGGTCGCACCGGATCAGCTGGTGATGATGGCACCCCAGCCGGAAAAGAACCTTCCTGCCCTGGCCCGGCGTTTTTTCGCTGATATGGATCTGGTTATCGGCGAAGGTTTTAAAGAGGCAGACAAGGTTGGTAAGATTGAGGTCTTTCGGGGGGAAGGCACCCGACTGACTGAGCAGGTGAGTGGAGTTCTTGCCGTGGCAACGGATCAGGATCTTGCTGATCCTCTGGTTTTTGCCCTTAATCAACCGGAAAAGATAGCAGATTTCCTGGAAAAAGAGTATATCCGAGTTCCCTCTGCGCATAATCGCAAGGTCCATTTGATCAAAACAAGACAAGGTAAAGCTATGAATAGTATGCAATCATTCACCGTGACCCAGCCCACCCGTTTGCAATTCGGTGCTGGCACGGTTAAAGATCTGGGTAAGACCGTTAAAGATTTCAATGGCAGCAAGGTCCTCCTCGTGGTAGATCCCGGCCTGGTCAAAGCAGGTTTGCTGGAGCGTTTTACGGTCCCCTTGGAGCAGGAAGAGATTCCCTTTGTGGTCTATGATCAGATTGATCCAGAACCGGGCCTGAAGCTGGCTGATAAGGGTTGTGCCATTGCCCAGGAGGCTGGTTGCGATTGCGTGGTGGGTGCTGGCGGTGGTTCTGCAATGGATGTGGCCAAAGCTGTGTCCATCCTGCTCACCAACGGTGGCAAGGCGGTAGATTACCTTGGGCTTGGCTTGATCAAAAAGCCAGGTGTACCCAAGATCATGGTGCCTACCTCTGCCGGTACCGGCGCGGAGGTGACCTTTACTGCTGTGTTCATCAATGAGGAGACCGGCTCCAAGGGCGGTATGAACGGCGATCCCCTGTATCCGGATGCAGCTATTCTTGACCCGGAACTGACCCTCAGCCTACCTGCCAAGGTCACCGCTTACACCGGCATTGATGCCTTGACCCATGCCCTGGAGGCCTATACCTCCACCCAGGCCCATGTGGTCTCGGAGATGTATTCTCTGGAGGCTATTGAACTGATTGCCCGCAACCTGCCTGCGGCCTGCGCCAATGGTGGTAATCTTGAGGCCCGTGCAGCTATGCTCATGGGCTCGCTGCTGGGCGGCAAGGCCTTGGCTACAGCCGGTGTCGGTCTGGTCCATGCGATGGCCTATCCTATGGGCGGTATGTTTGGCGTTCCGCACGGACTGGCCAATGCCGTGCTCCTGCCCTATGTGGTGCAGTACAATCTGCCGGGTAATTATGAGAAATTCGCTCTGCTCGCAGAGGTCCTGGGCCAGAATACGGACGGGCTTTCCCGGCGTGATGCCGCCTCTCTCTGTGTTGAGGCTCTCTATGACTTGAATGCAGATGTGGGTATTCCTGCAACCCTTAAGGATCTGGACATCCCCTTTGATCAGATTCCCAAGATGGCGGAGATTGCCCTGACCGTGACTCGTCCGGTGGAAAATAATCCTCGTCAGCCTTCTCTTGCCGATGTCATTGCCGTGTATGAGCGCGCCTATCGGCATGAGATTGTGTTGTAA
- a CDS encoding tetratricopeptide repeat protein, with protein MEQQFTQAEADRHNALVKRAGELSEGLLFIHDSYPPRRLSWLKRRRMRKAIQYYKEALEINPAGWPSMWFIGKIYQRLGEHATSLEWFTRAYMLNPTEPEMAREAGLAALDCGEAEAGLRLCQAAVDGKPDDFGLVCNLALAHMLCGNDDAAVQCATRAVEADPDDTIYANAQKLVCDVRDGKCRRPKMLEEVYQKEMQVHPKEIH; from the coding sequence ATGGAACAACAATTTACTCAGGCCGAGGCAGATCGCCATAATGCCCTTGTTAAACGTGCTGGAGAGCTGAGTGAAGGGCTGCTCTTTATACATGATTCGTATCCGCCAAGGCGTTTGAGCTGGCTCAAACGGCGTAGGATGCGCAAGGCGATACAATACTATAAAGAGGCCCTTGAGATTAATCCTGCGGGATGGCCCTCTATGTGGTTTATTGGAAAGATTTATCAGCGGCTTGGAGAGCATGCTACATCTCTGGAGTGGTTCACCCGTGCTTACATGCTGAACCCGACTGAACCGGAGATGGCTCGCGAAGCCGGGCTTGCCGCACTTGATTGCGGTGAGGCAGAGGCCGGGCTTAGGTTATGTCAGGCCGCTGTTGACGGTAAACCAGATGATTTCGGGTTGGTTTGCAACCTGGCGCTTGCTCACATGCTGTGCGGCAATGATGACGCAGCTGTCCAATGTGCCACGCGCGCTGTCGAAGCTGATCCAGACGATACAATTTATGCGAATGCGCAGAAGTTAGTCTGTGATGTCCGCGATGGCAAGTGTCGCAGACCTAAGATGTTGGAAGAAGTGTACCAGAAGGAAATGCAAGTGCATCCGAAAGAAATACACTAG
- a CDS encoding transposase, translated as MLSWKEWAEKRWLWVFTSLKVTFYIIGLRSQKVLDYVLGQTFKGVLMSDGYKAYRKFLNRLRCWAHLLRKTKGLKQSLSDDPRTFGTEAHAVLTELMDVIYKAREGPPSDLLPIYREFLAEFKQCCMKYRDSTHKKTRELAREFLNDWDTIFHVLSNPTWPLTNNEAEQALRHWVIARKLSHGTRNGQGSHVFAILASVIDTCRKRNACPWKYLAEVITARRQGLDVPPLPLAA; from the coding sequence TTGCTGTCCTGGAAGGAGTGGGCCGAAAAACGATGGTTATGGGTCTTTACCTCGCTGAAAGTCACCTTTTACATCATTGGCCTTCGCAGCCAAAAAGTACTTGATTATGTGCTCGGCCAAACCTTTAAGGGGGTGCTGATGAGCGACGGCTACAAGGCCTATCGTAAGTTCCTCAACAGGCTCCGCTGCTGGGCGCATTTACTGCGCAAGACAAAAGGTTTGAAACAGAGCCTGAGCGATGATCCCCGCACATTCGGCACCGAGGCCCATGCGGTGCTCACCGAGTTGATGGATGTAATTTACAAGGCTCGCGAGGGGCCTCCCTCGGATCTTTTGCCAATATACAGAGAATTCCTGGCCGAATTTAAGCAATGCTGCATGAAATATCGGGATTCAACGCATAAAAAAACACGCGAGCTGGCCAGAGAATTTCTCAACGACTGGGACACGATTTTTCATGTGTTGTCGAATCCGACGTGGCCCCTGACCAATAATGAGGCGGAGCAAGCGTTACGTCATTGGGTTATTGCGCGCAAATTAAGCCACGGTACCCGTAATGGTCAAGGTAGTCATGTGTTCGCCATACTTGCGAGCGTGATTGATACGTGTAGGAAGCGCAACGCCTGTCCGTGGAAATATCTCGCCGAGGTTATCACGGCTCGGCGTCAGGGGCTGGATGTACCTCCTCTGCCTCTTGCTGCGTAA
- a CDS encoding CNNM domain-containing protein, with amino-acid sequence MLLQLILAVSFAVCTSAFCSLLEAVLYSLSMSRIELLAETRPRTSAILKKLKESIDQPITAILTLNTIANTMGAAVAGAAAASVFGENNLIWFSVFFTLIILLISEILPKTIGVEFNGHLAPYIARPLQAMVVVLRPIILICQAVTDLIPKSSGSQVSADELTAIARMSRKSGEIERDQEKVITNIINLRNKTVRQVMTPRTVTFILNKDISVAQAALLTDKWRSHSRVPIYGSDINEVVGIVLSYEVMQAVAEGKVECRLEEIMQPIHFVPEIAPLNKVMLEFFEKSQHLFVVVDEYGSMTGVISLEDILEEIIGREIVDESDRTQNMRALARAARKKMTRQALGALSEQNEKKDNQRAHYKEVGKE; translated from the coding sequence ATGTTGTTACAACTTATTCTTGCGGTAAGTTTTGCTGTCTGTACATCAGCGTTTTGTAGTTTGCTGGAGGCGGTGCTTTATTCTCTTTCCATGAGCCGGATTGAGCTGCTGGCGGAAACCCGTCCCAGGACTTCTGCTATTCTGAAAAAACTCAAGGAAAGCATAGATCAGCCGATTACCGCCATCTTAACCCTGAACACTATTGCTAATACGATGGGCGCTGCTGTGGCTGGTGCTGCTGCTGCATCGGTCTTTGGCGAGAACAACCTCATTTGGTTTTCTGTCTTCTTCACCTTAATCATTCTGCTGATTTCGGAGATTTTACCCAAGACCATCGGGGTGGAGTTCAATGGGCATCTGGCACCTTATATTGCCCGGCCTCTCCAAGCTATGGTCGTTGTCCTGCGCCCCATTATTCTGATTTGCCAGGCAGTTACTGATCTTATCCCGAAATCCTCCGGCTCTCAGGTCTCTGCTGATGAATTGACTGCTATTGCCCGTATGAGTCGAAAATCAGGTGAAATAGAGCGGGACCAGGAAAAGGTAATTACTAATATCATTAACCTGCGCAATAAAACAGTGCGCCAGGTCATGACGCCAAGGACAGTGACCTTTATCCTGAATAAGGACATCAGCGTGGCCCAGGCCGCCTTGCTCACCGATAAGTGGCGCAGCCATAGTCGGGTGCCAATTTACGGAAGTGATATTAATGAGGTGGTTGGCATTGTGCTCAGCTATGAGGTGATGCAGGCCGTTGCTGAAGGAAAAGTGGAGTGCAGATTAGAGGAAATTATGCAGCCAATCCATTTCGTACCGGAAATTGCCCCGCTCAATAAGGTAATGCTGGAGTTCTTTGAAAAAAGCCAGCATCTTTTTGTGGTGGTGGATGAGTACGGCTCAATGACCGGGGTTATCAGTCTGGAAGATATCCTTGAAGAGATCATTGGTCGGGAGATTGTTGATGAATCTGACAGGACCCAGAACATGCGGGCACTGGCCCGTGCTGCCCGAAAAAAAATGACGAGACAGGCTCTGGGTGCTTTGAGCGAGCAGAACGAAAAAAAGGATAATCAAAGAGCTCATTATAAAGAAGTGGGTAAGGAGTAA
- a CDS encoding RDD family protein, with the protein MEKVNPNKRVCACLFDILFITLILIVLKETFRWGDYNKYINLSLFILFSLRDSFKGKSLGKLIVGLRVLDLNGKPIFVFESFKRNSILLWPEVIIYFLIPNHIKFIYFAYLIIFITVIIEYVLSVYSKTGRRFGDIIAETKMKEKYPDKPGWTYYFSFILCLLVLIIMLYAFGIKGIGISFF; encoded by the coding sequence ATGGAAAAAGTTAATCCCAATAAAAGAGTTTGTGCTTGTTTATTTGATATTCTATTCATAACTTTGATTTTAATTGTATTAAAAGAAACATTTCGCTGGGGCGACTATAATAAATATATAAATTTGTCACTATTTATTTTGTTTTCTCTCCGTGATTCATTTAAGGGTAAAAGTCTAGGTAAGCTCATAGTCGGATTGAGAGTGTTAGATTTAAATGGGAAACCAATATTTGTTTTTGAGTCATTCAAAAGAAATTCTATTTTATTATGGCCAGAAGTGATAATATATTTTCTGATACCAAATCATATTAAGTTTATATATTTTGCATATTTAATTATATTTATTACAGTAATTATAGAGTATGTTTTGTCTGTATATTCAAAAACTGGCCGTAGGTTTGGGGATATTATTGCCGAAACAAAAATGAAAGAAAAATATCCCGATAAACCTGGATGGACATATTATTTTTCATTTATTCTTTGTTTGTTGGTTTTAATAATAATGCTATATGCTTTTGGTATAAAAGGTATAGGGATTAGTTTCTTTTGA